A window of Scophthalmus maximus strain ysfricsl-2021 chromosome 10, ASM2237912v1, whole genome shotgun sequence contains these coding sequences:
- the LOC118284900 gene encoding uncharacterized protein LOC118284900, translated as MCRSLPGLLLLLALACLARSGSAQPVDSQAELKEVQAALEELRAERRAMSERLDAAEREMKRIQETPKIAFAASLGGNGLVKTTNGNKDLVYKDVLTNVGGAYNPATGVFTAPIRGVYYVRFTANAPTDFPMSAVLYKNGAEIQLIAHEQTSGEGSDTASNGATVLLERGDTLSMKLWQNTQIWDNSNHHSTFSGFLLFPMVDEPPTENAEVNLKTLQASLTQLQAEHSEIREKLEATEKQLKVMTDVPKVAFAVSLGGDGLQRTTSGSKTLVYKDVLTNIGQAYNSETGVFTAPTRGVYYVRFTANAPTDFPMSAVLYKNGAEIQLIAHEQTSGEGSDTASNGAALLLERGDTLSMKLWQNTQIWDNSNHHSTFSGFLLFPM; from the exons ATGTGTCGGAGTCTCCccggcctgctgctgctgctggccctgGCCTGCCTGGCCCGGTCCGGCTCAGCTCAGCCCGTCGACAGCCAGGCCGAGCTGAAGGAGGTGCAGGCCgccctggaggagctgagggccGAGAGACGAG CCATGAGCGAGCGTCTGGATGCGGCCGAGCGGGAGATGAAGAGAATCCAAG AAACGCCCAAAATCGCCTTCGCAGCCTCGCTGGGAGGAAATGGCCTCGTGAAGACGACTAACGGCAACAAAGACCTCGTCTACAAGGACGTCCTGACCAACGTGGGCGGAGCTTACAACCCCGCCACAG GTGTGTTCACCGCCCCAATTCGCGGAGTCTACTACGTCCGCTTCACCGCCAACGCTCCCACCGACTTCCCCATGAGCGCCGTGCTCTACAAGAACGGCGCAGAGATCCAGCTGATCGCCCACGAGCAGACGTCCGGCGAGGGCAGCGACACGGCGTCCAACGGCGCCACCGTACTGCTGGAGCGCGGCGACACTCTCTCCATGAAGCTGTGGCAAAACACTCAGATCTGGGACAACAGCAACCACCACAGCACGTTCAGCGGCTTCCTGCTGTTCCCCAT GGTGGACGAACCTCCGACAGAAAACGCCGAGGTCAACCTGAAGACTCTTCAGGCTTCACTGACTCAGCTTCAGGCTGAACACTCAG AAATCAGGGAGAAGCTGGAGGCCACAGAGAAGCAGCTGAAGGTCATGACAG ACGTACCGAAGGTGGCGTTTGCCGTTTCTCTCGGCGGTGACGGTCTTCAGAGGACGACGTCGGGAAGCAAAACACTCGTCTACAAAGACGTGCTGACCAACATCGGACAGGCGTACAACTCGGAGACCG gTGTGTTCACGGCACCGACTCGCGGAGTCTACTACGTCCGCTTCACCGCCAACGCTCCCACCGACTTCCCCATGAGCGCCGTGCTCTACAAGAACGGCGCAGAGATCCAGCTGATCGCCCACGAGCAGACGTCCGGCGAGGGCAGCGACACGGCGTCCAACGGCGCCGCCCTGCTGCTGGAGCGCGGCGACACTCTCTCCATGAAGCTGTGGCAAAACACTCAGATCTGGGACAACAGCAACCACCACAGTACGTTCAGCGGCTTCCTGCTGTTCCCCATGTGA
- the LOC118284898 gene encoding sodium bicarbonate cotransporter 3 isoform X1, with the protein MAGATMGHFWGDIASQRVARATSLGNDEEAVLDQGKTSSTLHTNFEMDELESHRAVYVGVHVPLGRQTRRRHRHRGHRHHRRRRDNMDREDGRDSPTNDTPSQRVQFILGTEDDDEEHVPHDLFTELDELAFRDGELQEWKETARWLKFEEDVEDGGERWSKPYVATLSLHSLFELRSCIMNGTVLLDMRADSIEEIADMVIDSMLASGQLEEGVREKVKEAMLRRHHHQNEKKLSNWMPLVRSFADIGKKHSDPHLLERNGLLASPQSAPGNLDGGKHGESRIGGGSRENSTVGFTKVDMNFMKKIPPGAEASNVLVGEVDFLERPIIAFIRLSPAVLLTGLTEVPVPTRFLFLLLGPFGKGPQYHEIGRSIATLMTDEIFHDVAYKAKDRIDLLSGIDEFLDQVTVLPPGEWDPSIRIEPPKSVPSQEKRKMPSVPNGSAYSSDAVKEAEHQTGPELQRTGRIFGGLVNDVRRKVPFLWSDVRDAVSLQCLASVLFLYCACMSPVVTFGGLLGEATKGNISAIESLFGASLTGVAYSLFAGQPLTILGSTGPVLVFEKILFKFCSDYGLCYLSLRTSIGLWTAFLCLLLVATDASSLVRYITRFTEEAFAALICIIFIYEALEKLVHLAEVYPVDMHGQLDNLTQYTCRCSPPVNVSADVQQIWSNKNFTSENIEWDQLSVKDCVSLRGEFVGSACGRDGPYVPDVLFWSLILFFTTFLLSAFLKQFKTKRYFPTRVRSTISDFAVFLTIMIMVLVDYLVGIPSPKLNVPDRFQPTSNTRGWLISPLGPNPWWTLLAAAVPALLCTILVFMDQQITAVIVNRKENKLKKGGGYHLDLLVVAVMLGVCSIMGLPWFVAATVLSISHVNSLKLESECAAPGEQPKFLGIREQRVTGFMIFVLMGCSVFMTPALKFIPMPVLYGVFLYMGVSSLKGIQLFDRIKLFGMPAKHQPDLIYLRYVPLWKVHVFTLVQLSCLIVLWVIKASAAAVVFPMMVLALVFIRKLLDFCFTKRELSWLDDLIPESKKKKDDDKKKREKEDARRRLEEADDDPAYDRGEVVNFPIKSLKGRVDPSEVNISDEMAKSGIWKSVSMTTDSNKALKRCHSLEKLPSVQIKVENKDGGRVVDAETSL; encoded by the exons ATGGCCGGAGCAACTATGGGACACTTTTGGGGAGATATTGCTAGTCAGAGAGTTGCCAGAGCAACATCCCTG gggaACGATGAGGAGGCGGTGTTGGACCAGGGGAAGACGAGCTCCACCCTCCACACCAACTTTGAGATGGATGAACTGGAGA GTCACAGGGCGGTGTACGTCGGGGTCCACGTCCCTCTGGGCCGACAGACCCGGAGGCGTCACCGTCACCGAGGACACAGACATCACCGGAGACGGCGGGACAACATGGACCGGGAGGACGGACGGGACTCGCCCACGAACG ACACGCCGTCGCAGAGAGTCCAGTTCATCCTCGGGActgaggacgacgacgaggagcaCGTGCCCCACGACCTGTTCACCGAGCTTGACGAGCTCGCCTTCAGGGACGGAGAGCTGCAGGAGTGGAAGGAGACGGCCAG gtggcTGAAGTTTGAGGAGGACGTAGAAGATGGCGGCGAGCGCTGGAGTAAACCATACGTGGCCACGCTGTCGCTGCACAGTCTGTTCGAGCTGCGTTCCTGCATCATGAACGGCACCGTGCTGCTCGACATGCGAGCTGACAGCATCGAGGAGATCGCAG ACATGGTGATCGACAGCATGCTGGCGTCGGGTCAGCTGGAGGAGGGCGTGCGGGAGAAGGTGAAGGAGGCCATGTTGAGacgccaccaccaccagaacGAGAAGAAGCTGAGCAACTGGATGCCGCTGGTTCGATCCTTCGCCGACATCGGCAAGAAACACTCCGACCCCCATTTACTGGAACGTAACG GTCTGCTGGCGTCGCCTCAGTCTGCTCCTGGAAACCTCGACGGCGGCAAACACGGCGAGAGTCGCATTGGCGGAGGCAGCCGGGAAAACAGCACAGTGGGCTTCACCAAG GTGGACATGAACTTCATGAAGAAGATTCCTCCCGGTGCAGAGGCCTCGAATGTCCTGGTGGGTGAGGTTGACTTCCTGGAGCGACCGATCATCGCATTCATTCGCTTATCTCCTGCCGTCCTGCTGACGGGCCTCACCGAGGTCCCGGTACccaccag gtttctcttcctgctgctcGGCCCGTTTGGAAAAGGTCCGCAGTACCACGAGATCGGACGCTCCATCGCCACACTGATGACCGACGAG ATTTTCCACGACGTGGCCTACAAGGCGAAGGACAGGATCGACCTGCTGTCAGGGATCGATGAGTTCCTGGATCAGGTCACTGTGCTGCCTCCGGGCGAATGGGACCCCAGCATCCGCATCGAGCCCCCGAAGAGCGTCCCGTCCCAG GAGAAAAGGAAGATGCCGTCCGTCCCCAATGGCTCCGCCTACAGCTCTGACGCGGTAAAGGAGGCGGAGCATCAGACCGGACCTGAGCTTCAGAGGACGGGCAG GATCTTTGGCGGTCTGGTGAACGACGTTCGGAGGAAAGTTCCCTTCCTGTGGAGCGATGTCCGAGACGCCGTCAGCCTGCAGTGTCTGGCGTCCGTCCTCTTCCTGTACTGTGCCTGCATGTCACCCGTGGTCACGTTCGGGGGGCTGCTGGGAGAAGCCACCAAAGGAAACATA aGTGCCATAGAGTCTCTGTTCGGGGCGTCTCTGACGGGCGTGGCCTACTCCCTGTTCGCCGGTCAGCCTCTCACCATCCTGGGCAGCACCGGTCCCGTTCTGGTCTTTGAGAAGATCCTCTTCAAGTTCTGCAG CGACTACGGCCTGTGCTACCTGTCCCTGAGGACCAGCATCGGCCTGTGGACCGCTttcctctgtctgctgctggtcGCCACCGACGCCAGCTCCCTGGTCCGCTACATCACCCGCTTCACCGAGGAGGCGTTCGCCGCCCTCATCTGCATCATCTTCATCTACGAGGCCCTGGAGAAGCTCGTCCACCTCGCGGAGGTCTATCCCGTCGACATGCACGGCCAGCTGGACAACCTCACCCAGTACAc GTGTCGCTGTTCTCCTCCGGTCAACGTCTCCGCTGACGTCCAACAGATCTGGAGCAACAAGAACTTCACCTCGGAAAACATCGAATGGGATCAGCTGAGTGTGAAG gactGTGTGAGTTTACGCGGCGAGTTCGTCGGCTCCGCCTGCGGCCGCGATGGCCCCTACGTCCCCGATGTCCTCTTCTGGTcactcatcctcttcttcaccaccttcctcctctcggCCTTCCTCAAACAGTTCAAGACCAAAAGATACTTCCCCACAAGg GTTCGATCGACCATCAGCGACTTCGCCGTCTTCCTGACCATCATGATCATGGTGCTGGTGGACTACCTGGTGGGAATTCCTTCTCCCAAACTCAACGTTCCCGACCGCTTCCAG CCCACGTCGAACACACGGGGGTGGCTGATCTCTCCGCTGGGACCGAACCCCTGGTGGACGCTGCTGGCGGCCGCTGTCCCCGCTCTGCTCTGCACCATCCTCGTCTTCATGGACCAGCAGATCACCGCCGTCATCGTCAACAGGAAGGAGAACAAGCTGAAG aAGGGTGGTGGCTACCACCTGGACCTGCTGGTGGTTGCCGTGATGCTGGGCGTGTGCTCCATCATGGGCCTGCCGTGGTTCGTGGCGGCGACCGTGCTCTCCATCTCCCACGTCAACAGTCTGAAGCTGGAGTCGGAGTGTGCGGCGCCCGGCGAGCAGCCCAAGTTCCTCGGCATCCGAGAGCAGAGAGTCACCGGCTTCATGATCTTTGTCCTGATGGGCTGCTCCGTCTTCATGACCCCCGCCCTCAAG TTCATCCCGATGCCCGTTCTGTACGGAGTCTTCCTCTACATGGGCGTGTCCTCGCTCAAGGGCATCCAG CTGTTCGACAGGATCAAGTTGTTCGGCATGCCGGCCAAACACCAGCCGGACCTGATCTACCTGCGCTACGTCCCGCTGTGGAAGGTCCACGTGTTCACGCTGGTGCAGCTGTCCTGCCTCATTGTGCTCTGGGTCATCAAGgcgtccgccgccgccgttgtCTTCCCGATGATG GTTCTGGCTCTGGTCTTCATCAGGAAGCTTCTGGACTTCTGCTTCACCAAGCGGGAGCTGAGCTGGCTGGACGACCTGATCCCCgagagcaaaaagaagaaggacgacgacaagaagaagagggagaaggag GATGCTCGGCGCCGGCTGGAGGAGGCTGACGATGATCCAGCTTACGACAGAGGAGAAGTCGTGAATTTCCCGATCAAAAGCCTCAAAGGACG
- the LOC118284898 gene encoding sodium bicarbonate cotransporter 3 isoform X2, producing the protein MDEEHRDLMRPLLTSGNDEEAVLDQGKTSSTLHTNFEMDELESHRAVYVGVHVPLGRQTRRRHRHRGHRHHRRRRDNMDREDGRDSPTNDTPSQRVQFILGTEDDDEEHVPHDLFTELDELAFRDGELQEWKETARWLKFEEDVEDGGERWSKPYVATLSLHSLFELRSCIMNGTVLLDMRADSIEEIADMVIDSMLASGQLEEGVREKVKEAMLRRHHHQNEKKLSNWMPLVRSFADIGKKHSDPHLLERNGLLASPQSAPGNLDGGKHGESRIGGGSRENSTVGFTKVDMNFMKKIPPGAEASNVLVGEVDFLERPIIAFIRLSPAVLLTGLTEVPVPTRFLFLLLGPFGKGPQYHEIGRSIATLMTDEIFHDVAYKAKDRIDLLSGIDEFLDQVTVLPPGEWDPSIRIEPPKSVPSQEKRKMPSVPNGSAYSSDAVKEAEHQTGPELQRTGRIFGGLVNDVRRKVPFLWSDVRDAVSLQCLASVLFLYCACMSPVVTFGGLLGEATKGNISAIESLFGASLTGVAYSLFAGQPLTILGSTGPVLVFEKILFKFCSDYGLCYLSLRTSIGLWTAFLCLLLVATDASSLVRYITRFTEEAFAALICIIFIYEALEKLVHLAEVYPVDMHGQLDNLTQYTCRCSPPVNVSADVQQIWSNKNFTSENIEWDQLSVKDCVSLRGEFVGSACGRDGPYVPDVLFWSLILFFTTFLLSAFLKQFKTKRYFPTRVRSTISDFAVFLTIMIMVLVDYLVGIPSPKLNVPDRFQPTSNTRGWLISPLGPNPWWTLLAAAVPALLCTILVFMDQQITAVIVNRKENKLKKGGGYHLDLLVVAVMLGVCSIMGLPWFVAATVLSISHVNSLKLESECAAPGEQPKFLGIREQRVTGFMIFVLMGCSVFMTPALKFIPMPVLYGVFLYMGVSSLKGIQLFDRIKLFGMPAKHQPDLIYLRYVPLWKVHVFTLVQLSCLIVLWVIKASAAAVVFPMMVLALVFIRKLLDFCFTKRELSWLDDLIPESKKKKDDDKKKREKEDARRRLEEADDDPAYDRGEVVNFPIKSLKGRVDPSEVNISDEMAKSGIWKSVSMTTDSNKALKRCHSLEKLPSVQIKVENKDGGRVVDAETSL; encoded by the exons gggaACGATGAGGAGGCGGTGTTGGACCAGGGGAAGACGAGCTCCACCCTCCACACCAACTTTGAGATGGATGAACTGGAGA GTCACAGGGCGGTGTACGTCGGGGTCCACGTCCCTCTGGGCCGACAGACCCGGAGGCGTCACCGTCACCGAGGACACAGACATCACCGGAGACGGCGGGACAACATGGACCGGGAGGACGGACGGGACTCGCCCACGAACG ACACGCCGTCGCAGAGAGTCCAGTTCATCCTCGGGActgaggacgacgacgaggagcaCGTGCCCCACGACCTGTTCACCGAGCTTGACGAGCTCGCCTTCAGGGACGGAGAGCTGCAGGAGTGGAAGGAGACGGCCAG gtggcTGAAGTTTGAGGAGGACGTAGAAGATGGCGGCGAGCGCTGGAGTAAACCATACGTGGCCACGCTGTCGCTGCACAGTCTGTTCGAGCTGCGTTCCTGCATCATGAACGGCACCGTGCTGCTCGACATGCGAGCTGACAGCATCGAGGAGATCGCAG ACATGGTGATCGACAGCATGCTGGCGTCGGGTCAGCTGGAGGAGGGCGTGCGGGAGAAGGTGAAGGAGGCCATGTTGAGacgccaccaccaccagaacGAGAAGAAGCTGAGCAACTGGATGCCGCTGGTTCGATCCTTCGCCGACATCGGCAAGAAACACTCCGACCCCCATTTACTGGAACGTAACG GTCTGCTGGCGTCGCCTCAGTCTGCTCCTGGAAACCTCGACGGCGGCAAACACGGCGAGAGTCGCATTGGCGGAGGCAGCCGGGAAAACAGCACAGTGGGCTTCACCAAG GTGGACATGAACTTCATGAAGAAGATTCCTCCCGGTGCAGAGGCCTCGAATGTCCTGGTGGGTGAGGTTGACTTCCTGGAGCGACCGATCATCGCATTCATTCGCTTATCTCCTGCCGTCCTGCTGACGGGCCTCACCGAGGTCCCGGTACccaccag gtttctcttcctgctgctcGGCCCGTTTGGAAAAGGTCCGCAGTACCACGAGATCGGACGCTCCATCGCCACACTGATGACCGACGAG ATTTTCCACGACGTGGCCTACAAGGCGAAGGACAGGATCGACCTGCTGTCAGGGATCGATGAGTTCCTGGATCAGGTCACTGTGCTGCCTCCGGGCGAATGGGACCCCAGCATCCGCATCGAGCCCCCGAAGAGCGTCCCGTCCCAG GAGAAAAGGAAGATGCCGTCCGTCCCCAATGGCTCCGCCTACAGCTCTGACGCGGTAAAGGAGGCGGAGCATCAGACCGGACCTGAGCTTCAGAGGACGGGCAG GATCTTTGGCGGTCTGGTGAACGACGTTCGGAGGAAAGTTCCCTTCCTGTGGAGCGATGTCCGAGACGCCGTCAGCCTGCAGTGTCTGGCGTCCGTCCTCTTCCTGTACTGTGCCTGCATGTCACCCGTGGTCACGTTCGGGGGGCTGCTGGGAGAAGCCACCAAAGGAAACATA aGTGCCATAGAGTCTCTGTTCGGGGCGTCTCTGACGGGCGTGGCCTACTCCCTGTTCGCCGGTCAGCCTCTCACCATCCTGGGCAGCACCGGTCCCGTTCTGGTCTTTGAGAAGATCCTCTTCAAGTTCTGCAG CGACTACGGCCTGTGCTACCTGTCCCTGAGGACCAGCATCGGCCTGTGGACCGCTttcctctgtctgctgctggtcGCCACCGACGCCAGCTCCCTGGTCCGCTACATCACCCGCTTCACCGAGGAGGCGTTCGCCGCCCTCATCTGCATCATCTTCATCTACGAGGCCCTGGAGAAGCTCGTCCACCTCGCGGAGGTCTATCCCGTCGACATGCACGGCCAGCTGGACAACCTCACCCAGTACAc GTGTCGCTGTTCTCCTCCGGTCAACGTCTCCGCTGACGTCCAACAGATCTGGAGCAACAAGAACTTCACCTCGGAAAACATCGAATGGGATCAGCTGAGTGTGAAG gactGTGTGAGTTTACGCGGCGAGTTCGTCGGCTCCGCCTGCGGCCGCGATGGCCCCTACGTCCCCGATGTCCTCTTCTGGTcactcatcctcttcttcaccaccttcctcctctcggCCTTCCTCAAACAGTTCAAGACCAAAAGATACTTCCCCACAAGg GTTCGATCGACCATCAGCGACTTCGCCGTCTTCCTGACCATCATGATCATGGTGCTGGTGGACTACCTGGTGGGAATTCCTTCTCCCAAACTCAACGTTCCCGACCGCTTCCAG CCCACGTCGAACACACGGGGGTGGCTGATCTCTCCGCTGGGACCGAACCCCTGGTGGACGCTGCTGGCGGCCGCTGTCCCCGCTCTGCTCTGCACCATCCTCGTCTTCATGGACCAGCAGATCACCGCCGTCATCGTCAACAGGAAGGAGAACAAGCTGAAG aAGGGTGGTGGCTACCACCTGGACCTGCTGGTGGTTGCCGTGATGCTGGGCGTGTGCTCCATCATGGGCCTGCCGTGGTTCGTGGCGGCGACCGTGCTCTCCATCTCCCACGTCAACAGTCTGAAGCTGGAGTCGGAGTGTGCGGCGCCCGGCGAGCAGCCCAAGTTCCTCGGCATCCGAGAGCAGAGAGTCACCGGCTTCATGATCTTTGTCCTGATGGGCTGCTCCGTCTTCATGACCCCCGCCCTCAAG TTCATCCCGATGCCCGTTCTGTACGGAGTCTTCCTCTACATGGGCGTGTCCTCGCTCAAGGGCATCCAG CTGTTCGACAGGATCAAGTTGTTCGGCATGCCGGCCAAACACCAGCCGGACCTGATCTACCTGCGCTACGTCCCGCTGTGGAAGGTCCACGTGTTCACGCTGGTGCAGCTGTCCTGCCTCATTGTGCTCTGGGTCATCAAGgcgtccgccgccgccgttgtCTTCCCGATGATG GTTCTGGCTCTGGTCTTCATCAGGAAGCTTCTGGACTTCTGCTTCACCAAGCGGGAGCTGAGCTGGCTGGACGACCTGATCCCCgagagcaaaaagaagaaggacgacgacaagaagaagagggagaaggag GATGCTCGGCGCCGGCTGGAGGAGGCTGACGATGATCCAGCTTACGACAGAGGAGAAGTCGTGAATTTCCCGATCAAAAGCCTCAAAGGACG